A single Bacillus sp. HMF5848 DNA region contains:
- the yugI gene encoding S1 domain-containing post-transcriptional regulator GSP13, with the protein MTYEVGQVLKGKVTGIQPYGAFIALEENTQGLVHISEIAHGYVKNIDEFVKIGDEVEVKVLTVEDNGKLSLSIKATQEAPAQVERAPRKPRPKKQVKQPIVEENGQGFNTLKDKLQDWIEQSKREDLVRK; encoded by the coding sequence ATGACGTATGAAGTAGGTCAAGTTTTAAAAGGTAAAGTAACAGGTATTCAACCTTATGGAGCATTTATTGCTCTTGAAGAAAATACTCAAGGTTTAGTTCACATTTCAGAGATTGCTCATGGTTATGTGAAAAATATCGATGAATTTGTAAAGATCGGTGATGAAGTAGAAGTTAAGGTGCTAACAGTTGAGGACAACGGCAAGTTAAGCTTATCAATAAAAGCTACTCAAGAAGCACCAGCTCAAGTAGAAAGAGCTCCACGTAAGCCACGCCCTAAGAAACAAGTTAAACAACCAATTGTAGAAGAAAACGGTCAAGGATTTAATACATTAAAAGATAAACTACAAGATTGGATTGAACAATCTAAGCGTGAAGATTTAGTACGTAAGTAA